The genomic region tttaataattttatttagttTCTCAAGGCATTAGTTAGATCTTAGTTAGATTTTTCTCGCAAAGATCACATAGTAGGGAGGATAAAATTATGTAATATTATTAGACCATATAATCACATAAATAAATAACATATCATCATGTAAAAGCATACACCAACTTGGTTAGATGTGAATTtaaaagtgtgagattttgccaagatcaagagctgaatgaaaagtacaaaatagagacaaaatataggacaagaataaattgtattctcatcaatagataaatgatcaatagttcaatagttgttgtttcatacaatgtagatgagcctgtatttataggcaaggctatatggatatgtgagcacacaaacatgacatgtggctcaataagaaacacgagtaggtaggaaataggtgtggtaggtaggagaaacaattaaatattccacatgaggtggatgacccatcgaaggtggaattatcactccacaataagtggatgtgataaagtagtaacaagatcacaccataaaaggtggaaattctccaacacacactatcccaatgtggcacaaacatccaagtgtctcatacccaaactactatgaaatgcatttcctaagttaacttaagtaaggtgtaataatatccaagatgaataattatttacaccaacaggcccccttaagtgcaacttagtggAATGCACTTAATTGtataatgcaactaagaaatgcaagatgggtctcggctactaggccatgttagttacccatgtacaaataaaaatgcctgcaaaccaatgcaatgaaatctctcacaaagcaggaaaatagagaaaaacccaatgagaaaaaattgtcccccaaaagagagatgaaaactagatacaaaaaactatcatagaagaatgtgatgaaaaaaaccccatgtgaggaaaaagtccccctatatgagagaagaagggaagctaggaagcccccctcaatgtggaatctgcaccaatgatagaatctcgatgatgtatgaagaaactactccattaacgtcgaacaacattcttccccttaggaagaaacaaaaccaaagatgtatccatgaagtctctccaatcatgaagggaagatgtataaaAAAAACTCacgatgaatgaagtctctaaaaactgctcaagtgtccccatgtcgaagaTGAAAGATACCCCCTTGAAAGGTGGTAAACTACTCCACACTAGTGAAAaaagcactccaagatctagtggagatggatgtagaacatgtcccaaagactcacatgtctcctctaagcataaagagacctcctccaactagtGTACAttagtatccacaatcatgtcaacctcgaaagaatgatcatgtagagaatgaacaagaggatcagagtgatccctcacaacaatcgaagaaggatcatcttcatcaaagagaagatgaatgtcatcaatgaggTATCGTAAATCtataatgtaggattccacaaacaaacctgcaatgtatgtcaagtactcatcccatgaaactgaagatggaagacaagatatatcctgctgcactgaatcacaagaaggaaaaactatcgcactagatacatcatcaggtgcaataggtgatgtgatatcaataggaggagatgaaatgcaaggctcaagattggagtcacatgtgagaatccacaagttcaagtacccaaagttctcctcaaaatctaaatcatcacgaGAAGTgcgatcatcatgtgtagaatcatcatatgtgaaatcatcatcatcaacaaaatatgaaaaaggagtataactgagatgcatgatcaaccaccccagtcgcaatgatagctctagtctccaagtctctaatgaaaattgactcaggtgttaactccacaattctcttagttgcaccatgtgtgacttgatagatagaaaggagattgtttgtcaaatagggtacatacaacacatcattgaaggagttatctccAATGGCAAcaaatcctttcccaatcacatccatgtttgtatgattgcccatcaaaacctgtggcatggtgcaaggctcaaatgtagagaacatagactgcaaagatgtcatatgatgagaagcccctgaatctagaagccatctccctgaatcatgatttgtagtagcacaaagagattttccttttcttgttccaaaagagtgagtcttcccacttgtagaatccatgaatgcttgcccttatccttttgattgtgaggaagtagaagttgatgaatcatccttcttgtagacattaggcaaaacaatgttgttctttttgacgatgtgtgtgagctcataaatcttcttagaatggcaatgatgctcctcatcactgaaatttttacaataggcacaagtaggtctctccctctttggtcaattgtccctcttggaagaggatgaatctccttgttgtggagaaggtgatgctttatccttaggcttcattaccttttcttcttgtttgacttgtcctttctttgatttcctttgttcccttgatttgtcactaattcttgagacttagaagccttaagaatgcccatgcttatcaacttagtttgttccatcatcaacatttcggcgaaagaatcaaatgtaggcattgtgtagcctaaacccattgtcatcctatgggtttggaaactagaaacaaatgttgcatattcttgtggaagcttgcccatcaaattgaagatcaattgagtatccttcttatcaatgccacaatccttgaattgtgccctcaactctttttccttagtgacataatcttgtatagtatcaaagttcttgggatctaacatggtgagatcactatcaatgtgatatcccctaatctcatcaacttgaccatacaagtcttgaaacttttgtcaagcatccttgattaaagtacatttctcaatatgaaaaatgatatcCTTTGAAACAtattttcttaaggtaccaattgccatgatatttttagtgagccaatcaaTGTGACCTACAAGATCAGCCTTAAGATCAATggaagcaacaatagttccatcaatacataatgagttagtcctttttccataagtttactccatgaaTCAATTTTACAAGCAACACAATTATGAGGAATTAAGAGAGAAAACTTAGGAGAAGCCATAGcaaaaaaaaggaaggaacacaagagacacccccccaaattcaactAATCAAAGTACCcctcccaaaaaaatgattttggcactttatatgtagtgcatatacaataggccacttgcaaacaatggcaaggtagaCTTCTGATTTTTTTTCACAACTACACCAATAGgataagaactacaatgcaaaagaccaacaagatagatctatgcaatacaagtgccaaattggccaaaaaaagaccatatgttgaaagtacaatttctacccaaaatctcTACAAACTGATAGAATATTGTGAGAGTAGATGAAAAagtatgcactttaaaaaaaatggcacctaaaaaggagttcgtatgagcccaaatggagTCCCAGAATTTgtagaaatggggattggacaggtacagtcaccaaaaattgaGATTTATGAAAACCCCATCTATCAAAATCAGAAACTAATTCCACCGTGAGAAATTacatgaaattatagcccatttcataaaaaattgcaccaaaaaaggaacaaaaatgagcaagatatggccatttgaagttgaactgcaaaatcaaaaagctcaatagaGGGGGCCTgccaattttccaaaaaaaatgatgACATCAACAATTCACAAttttaaatttgacggtcgtctaATTATCACGAAAACTTCACGTCCTTGCTGGCTGTGCATCTATACTGTACGGATTGCTGATGTGGAGCGATCTGGTTCGCCGAAATGATGATGTGTCTATATGGTCGGTGACGTGGTTGTGATGGTGTGTCAGCTAACATGGCATGTATAGTCATACGGTATTGTCGACATGGTGGTCCTCATGGTAGGGGTTGCTGATGATGTGGTTGTGCAcatgtggatgtcaaggtggtGGAAGGGTTCCCGAGGTCCATCGAGAGTCGTCAGACAATAGCCGACGATGAGAGCACAACACGATCAGCGGACTAGAAGGCGGTTGAGGTGTGGTAGGACATTGGTGGTGGATACAAGAGATTACAGCGGGGCAGCGACGACTGGTGTAGGAGACTGCCAGCAGGGCCATGGCGGTCGGCGGCTGAGGTGACTGGGAAGGGAAAACATGGCCGATGGTGCTGCAGAGATCGGGCCAACAGGGGTCGCGATGCCAACAGTCAGTAGTGacaatgggagaaaatggagtttgGTGGTGGCAGGGCTTGGTGGAGCAGATTGGACCAAAGATGAAGCAGCTGCCGTGAGCATGAAAAATGGGCACCAAAGTACTGCGGGGCCAACCGAGGTGGCGATGATATGGTCCCTGCCAATGACAGTTAGCGTGGGGGGGAGAAACCCCATAAAAATATTCAGTGGAATgataaattgaaattttttttatttaaaaaataattccgAAATTCATACCGTaatgcccaaattgggcaaaatttttcctccaagcccgaaatttgactttcaccaaaataggccaaatttatactcaaaattcatggaaatggccacctAGACATAATGGCCATGTCAGATATGGTCTAGGATGTCTCCAAAAGATACTTATCCTTAGTTCTTCCTCTTgacatcacaataatgcctctcatggacaaatcaatgacgctctaatggtTCTAAtactatgtgagattttgccaagaataagagctcaatgaaaagtacaaaatagagacaaaatataggacaagaataaaatgtattctcatcaatagataaatgatcaatagttcaatagttgttgtttcatataatgtagatgagcctgcatatataggcaaggatatatggatatgtgagcacacaaacctgacatgtggctcaataagaaataagggtaggtaggaaataggtgtggtaggtaggagaaacaataaaatattccacatgagatggaCCACCCACCGAagatggaattatcactccacaataagtggatatgataaagtagtaacaagatcacaccatcaAAGGTAGAAATTCTCGTACACACACtgtcccaatgtggcacaaacacccaagtgtgtcatacccaaactactattgaatgcatttcctaagttaacttaagtaaggtgtgataatatataagatgaataattatttacaccaacaaaaagtgTATATAAAAGGACAAGTAAGATGCTCTGTAATGTACGTCACAATGAGAAAAAATAGAATTTCTAATAGATGAAATTATTGAAGCGTGGGTAAATATAAGGTATAGAATAAAATAATATGTATGAGGGGGTAATAAGTGTCCCAATAGTTTCCCATATCTAGGGAAGTAATTAGGGATAATGGTCCTAATTGTTAGAAACATGTGGTCATAAGTAAatatatgatgtcatcatggtATGAGTTGATAAAGTTTAATCATTAATTTTTGTGAAGGAAAAGTGCATAAGgtgtatatattgatatatattaataagtataaaaatattacaagtAGATCAAAAGCTAGGATATATAGTAAACATGAAGGGGAGCCATGCTCAAGCCTCAAACATGAAGCCAACTACAAAAATAAAAAGCAAAATCTAAGACAAAGCTAATATacttcaacaacaaaaaatattgATAAGATTCCCATGGGAATACCTCTTACCTCGACTGAAGATGCAAGTAATTCAATAGATCCTTACCTCAATTAGTGGCAAATGTTAAATGTCAAAAATAAACTTTTGTGATGAATATTGATGTCTGATATGTAATTCAATCTCAGATCAGTTATAAGATCATTGTATAAGATGTAAACATGTTAGTGATAAATATGTGTGAATAACATTATAGGATCTAAGTATATTAATTATCAACATGTACAATCAAAAGAGCATAAGATGCATGCATGAGAAGCATTTGACtaaattgttggtgttggaaataagccacattcAGACCGACAATGGACTTgaccaagaggggccagtagctcagtggtagagcacacCAACATCGTATGGAAGgccctaggttcgagtcctagttggtctatgtctcaacatggtattagagctaggtcCATGCTAGGatccccaagcacatgagaggtgtggcttaagcgGGGGTGTTggggttggaaataagccacacttagACCaatgatggattggtccaagaggggccagtatctcagtggtagagcactccaacagcgttgGAAGGTcttaggttcaagtcctagctggtccatgtctcaacatggtattagatcCACGTCCAGGATAGGAGCCCCAAGGACATGAGATGTGTGGCTTAAAGGGGGTGTTGGTGTTgcaaataagccacacccggaccgatgatggaatggtccaagaggggccaatagctcagtggtagagcactcctgtagcatatggaaggtcctaggttcgagtcctagctactCCGTGTGTCAACATTGTATTagagccaagtccaggctaggagcgccaagcacatgagaggtgtggcttaaggggggtgttggtgttggaaataagccacacccagattgacaatggactggtccaagaggggccagtagcttaatggtagagcactccactagcatatggaaggtcctaggttcgagtcctaggtagtccatgtctcaacatggtattagagccaggtccaggctaggagccccaagcacacgagaggtctggcttaagggggggtgttggtgttggaaataagccaaacTTGTACCGacaatggactagtccaagaggggccagtagctcagtggtagagcactctagcagcgcatatagaaggtcctaggttcgagtcctagttggtccatgtctcaacatggtatcagagccaagttcaggataggagccccaagcacatgagaggtgtcgctttaggggggatgttggtgttggaaataagccacacccggaccgacgatggaatggtccaagaggggccaatagcttaaTGGTAGAGCACTCtggcaacgtatggaaggtcctaggttcgagtcctagctggtccatgtctcaacataaatatttaaaatttagtagatatgcaatatatttgtaattatttgaAGAGTAATATGAAGCATGATTAATCAAATAGAAATCTTGAACTTGATAAAGTATAAATGATAAAATTGAGAAATAATCAGAAAATCAAAAGTGACTACTTGAGATGCATACCTTTGTGTGAACAGTGTCAATGTGAAAATGGAAGATGAAATATGCCCCCATGTTTACTCCAAATCTTATAATATATAGTTCATGTGTTTCTAAAAAATCAAAAGATGGTAATATTAAGTAAGAAtagtgtttttgattaagataaacgggttttatagGGCCCTGAAACCCAAATCCAACAACAAAAAGTAAAACCAGTTGTGCACCTGAGTCTAAACAACATCCAAACAGATACAATAATAGGGGATAAACCCCACAACTCCTAACAAGAAACAACAAGAATAGAGCAACACAATAGTTAGCAAAAACAAAAAGCTAGCCAAGAGCTTTCATAAACTTCATATTTTTTTGGATTATTCTTTTTAATATCTTTGAGCTACTCCATGATGAATCTCAAGCTTCTCCTCTCTTGGTTTTTGCTTCTAGTCTTGGTCGAGGGTACAATAGAAGTCTGCATATCTCTATTATGTGTGTTTATCTCCAAACTCTTCGTACTCGACTTGGCGAGTGAAGGTGAAACATTACTTAGTGGTTGGGCTCTCTGAATAGAAATTTTCACAATAACCCTTTTGAGGCATTCCACACTATTTTTCATAGCCTCTTTGCTTATTTCCACTAGTCCCTTGAGGTTTCCCTCTAATTCCTCCATACTTTTTTCCAGATGAACAATTCTAGACTCATGCTCAGTTTTCATAACCCTAACATCTTTTGTTAATTTTTGAGTCATCCTCTGGAGCTTATCAGTTTTGTCTAGCATAGGGTTCTCAGTCAAGGTATTGATAATAACATTAATACCTTGTTTTAAGAGGGCAATTTCACCGTTCACCTAGTGGAAACACTTCTCTTGGTTGATGGTAGAATTAGCCAGGAGCACTTCAAAATCCATTTCTTCCTTTTAATATTCTCCCATGTCCAGATTAAGGGGGATATCCAGTTTGATTTATTCATCCTCTTTACCCTTGGTCTCCACCCCTTTCCccattttcttcttttttgagCTTTCAAGGCCCAAGTCTTGGGGTTTAGAATGGGGGGTTTTTAACTTTTTGGTTGCGTGTCTAGGAAGGTGTTTTCTTTTCCTACTACTATTAGTATCAGGAGTAGCTTTTTGTGAGGGGCCCTCATCCTCTGACAACCGATAATATGAGTAATTAGACACATGGAGGTCATTCCATTCCATGGCCACTTCACCCACCTCCTTCTCATCCAACTCAGTATCTGAGATCATAGGCACATCATGGCTAGCCAAGGCTTTAGGGATTTTTACAACAGGGGAAGGCCTTACCTCATGCACTTTGGCGTATTCCATAATAAGTAGGATTAACCCCTTATGCAAAACatggttttcattgtttttggCATGGTCTAAAAGACTATGCTCAAGTGAAGAAAGTAAATAAAATGCATAGAAATtttcctatcatgcctaaaatgatttagaaTGGTGAAATGATAGGAAACAATGCTAGCATAGTTGTCATCCAGAGTGATGTACCTCATTATAAGCTCCGCCATGTCTTCCCAAAGCTTCATGAGATCTTTCCTATTGTAGCCCCCATTAGGCATTTTTCTCACTCTATTTCTAATGTAGCTTCATGATTTAAGTAAGAATAGTGttgctaaatatttaaaaatatgatAACATAACATAATATAAACACAAATGAAAATAAGTTAATAACAACACATAAAATTATCATTATGGCTATGACTTTTACCATCCATTATAAAATTGCCATATCATTTAACCAATGCAAAGTTTTCCTTGAGGCAACGTTTCTTAAGGCTATAGCTCACTCATATAGTATTGTTGTTCATAaaactatatgtgtgtgtgtgtgcacgctaGTTTTTTAGATACTTAGTCATCAAAATGTAGTTTTACAATATAAAATTATCATATCATTAACTACAGGAAATTTTTCCTTGATACAATGTTTCATAAGGCTATGACTAACTCATATAATATTGTTGTTCACAAAACTATTCATCTATGTATGTAATAGTTTTCATGTTGAGCCCTCAAGATGTAGTTTTACAATATAAAGGTATAGTTTTACAATATAAAGGTAATTTCATGTTGGTggaaaaatcaatcccaaaaatgcattatgtttaaaatgaGGGTGAACATGCCAAGAAAAGAAAAAGTTAACTGATGGGAAAAATTTATGTTACATCTTCATTTGTATAATACtattattgttgtaatgttgtcTCATTGAGAGTGAGTCAAGCCTCACAGCTACCCTTCTTAAAATATGAAAGAAGAAGTGTGTTATAGATATTTATTCTCTTttgtttaaaatataatttaagaaaattaaaaaaaaaaaaaaaatacaatgtaCTTTGAACATTTTCTACTTGACCATCCTCGTTGACAAAGAATTacataaaattaattttgagatttTATCATCCAATATACATGCCAACTTTAATTTATATAAACATCATAACTTTACTTCCTATAAACACTCCCACTAGACTTTTTCAAACTGAAAACCTAAATATCTAGATAGATGCATTTAGGAGACTCATactaataatttataattaattttattttttttaatatttttattattttgaaatatgattaataattttttatttgaaaaaaaaaacaaggcCTGAAATATTAATAAGTAATTACAGTAGGAAGCACCTTACAATAAGCCCTGTAGGTCAAAATGGTGCAGAGTATAGGTGGCAGAAGCATTGAAGACGGCCGCAGGCCCAAACTTAACCACCAGAGCAAAATATTCTGCAACAGAATTAAAAAACCCTGATAAATATTTTTCCTATTctagatattttatttattcaacACAACTTCAAACAGTCCATTCTTTATGGCACATTCCATGGTCTCCTTAAAAGCTTCAGGTAGCTGATATTTGTAAGAGAAACCCATATCCAACAATTTCTTTGAAGAAACAGGCAGGTATTTCTTAACTCCATCATCCTCATTCAACCTGTACCAATTAgaattaaaaagttaaaaaaattccTTCAATTTTGAAGATTCTGTAGACCAGTTAAATAACCTATAACAAGATTGAAAATGGAAATTGTTTGCTTACTTGAGAGAATTCTCGAGTCGTACATAATGTTTAGCAACGAAATCTTTAAGAGACCTCAGACTCAAAGAATCAGATGCACAAATATAACGACTTTGAGCATCAGTATGTTCCATTAGGAAAACGTGGGCATTGCAAgtatcatcaatatgagcaattggTATAGATCCCAGCATGAATTCGAGAAACTTGAGCAATTCATAAAATGAATCATTTCCTAATTAAATGAAGCCATATTAGAACTACAGAGAATTATGAATATATGACACAATAACTACAATTAAACACACAAATATTTATACCTCCAATGAGAGCTAATATAGTTTGAGCAGATGTCAAAGAACTTTTAGCTGTAAGCCAAGGCCCAATCACCACAGCTGGTAGGATGCTCACCACCTCAATGTTATTATCAAGCCCATATTTAAGGGCCTCCTGTTCTGCTAATGATTTAGCTATCGTATACCAAGCAAACTTAGTCGTCTGAGATTTAAGGAAATTTTGGGGGCTCCAACACCTTTCATCAAGGCATGTGTGCGTGAATTCTCCCTTGTCATTCATTGGCGAAGCAGCTAAGACTGACGAAGTGAAAATTACACGTCTAACAGTTTTAGCTCTTATGCAGGCTTTCATAACATTGTGTACTCCATTTACAGCAGGGACAATAAAATCGTCCTTGAAAACAACACCCATTCGAGAAAATTTTAGATAAAGATGTAAATGCTTGGATAGATAAAGGTTTTACACAACACTAGAGACAGATTCAACTGTTATTATGATTAAAGAGGTCAAGAGTCATTTCATCTGCTTACCAGATTAGTTTTTTTAAAGTCCATAGGACCTGCCACATGAAAAACTCCATGACAGCCCTCCACAGCAGAATCAAAGCTGCCCTCTAAACATAAATCAGCTCTAAAGAGCTTAAGCCTTTCCTCTGCCCCCGGCAGCTCCAACAAGGGCCCAGATTTTTTCTCGTCTCCTACATATCATCAACCCATATAAAACTGGAATGCTTAAACAAAAAACTCTTAACTATATTGTTAGTTTTCATATTCTAACCTAAAAAATCAAGTACCTGGGTCTCTAAGGGTGGCGTTAACGTTGTAGCCCCTTTCCAGAAGATTTTTGACTAACCATGATCCAATGTATCCCGCTGCTCCAGTCACACACACTCGTTTTACAGTCTTGGTAACTTCGTCCGCCATTAAATCCCTGCTTTAAGAAAATTGAAGTCAAAAATTGTGACAGGAAGAGGCCGGAGATTGTCGATACATTTATAGTGTTCGTTCAGAATTGCTGGTCTCTTAATTGAGATTGCATGTGGGTACATTTATAGTGTTTGTTCAGAATTGGTGGTCTCTTAATTGTAGCTCTAAAGGAGGACATAAATATGCCCTAACTGTTAACTACTATAAAGTTATTCGTACTACAGCGTAGTCCCCTTTTAGAAGAATTTTTATTAACCATGATCTAATCTATGCACCCACGGCCATTCCCAGGCCGTATGCATGCCGTGTACATGCAGTGATTACAAACAGGGCTACGGACAGAGCTCTTATTGCAATGGGCGCCACTTCTGACTGCAAAATTATGAGGGTGCTTTAAAAGACCGGGGAAAAACTAAAACTTGAattcatttgattttttttctatcCCATTCACTTATTTTACAAGCCAACGTGTTCAGATTTGGGGTTGTATTGGATGTTGTTTGTAGCAGAATGGTTGTGGTCCAGTGTTTCATGTCTATTGAAGCACACTGTGATAATTTAGAGCCTGAAACTGTCTCAGCAACACGTGGTGCGGCTTTGCTTATCAATAGAATACAGCGTCTGGCCATTATCTTTTGGCATGGGCATACAAAAATTAATTTATACATCAAGAGTTATTTATTTAAACACATCATTGAAGGtacaatttagaaaaaaaattgataatatcTTTGTTAGTGTAAACAAGGTTATTATCAAACTAGTTAGGACTAGGTTTGATCTTTTAATAGGACAATCACATCATCCATTcatttaatagttattttattcatttattatgAGGGGTAAAATAGATTTTTAAGGGGTCCAAAAACTTATATAAAGGATCACAATAGGTCAGAActaacaagttttgaagggatatAAAACTCTAAAAATATCAGGCCTAAAGATAGAACATTACCAGCAAGTAGCTAAACTTCATCAAAGAATAAGAGaataaacaaagaaacatgatTATACAATACCAAGGTCACAACCACAACACAAACCTACAGAGAAAAATAATAATTGTGGGACAATAAAATTTTATGTGAAAGCATTTaggcaaacaaaaaaaattgatcgCTTCCTTTTGAGGTGGATATAATATCCCATTACCGTCCttaatctccacctcaataggaca from Cryptomeria japonica chromosome 3, Sugi_1.0, whole genome shotgun sequence harbors:
- the LOC131072068 gene encoding putative anthocyanidin reductase, with amino-acid sequence MADEVTKTVKRVCVTGAAGYIGSWLVKNLLERGYNVNATLRDPGDEKKSGPLLELPGAEERLKLFRADLCLEGSFDSAVEGCHGVFHVAGPMDFKKTNLDDFIVPAVNGVHNVMKACIRAKTVRRVIFTSSVLAASPMNDKGEFTHTCLDERCWSPQNFLKSQTTKFAWYTIAKSLAEQEALKYGLDNNIEVVSILPAVVIGPWLTAKSSLTSAQTILALIGGNDSFYELLKFLEFMLGSIPIAHIDDTCNAHVFLMEHTDAQSRYICASDSLSLRSLKDFVAKHYVRLENSLKLNEDDGVKKYLPVSSKKLLDMGFSYKYQLPEAFKETMECAIKNGLFEVVLNK